DNA sequence from the Lycium barbarum isolate Lr01 chromosome 5, ASM1917538v2, whole genome shotgun sequence genome:
caacaacaatgaataaaattaagaaaggtcaaaagatagctcaatattttcatatcgtcattgaaatcatcaacttggaacctttgaacataaaatcgttctcatcatagtcatcataataatataaagctcatgtacatggaaatctctatggataaaaattatctcataataacatgaaatctgtatgccttggagcttggataaataaatctctcataatcatcatcatggttatcataaaaagaattattcatctttaccatcataaaaactttaagagtcatgaatctctaacattcttggaaatgaaaatttttatagaattcatgcatggtttggtaggaaaagaatcatgcctttagaagctcaataacatcataaggatcacaaaattcgtggacttctaggATTTGCGGAAGCAATGATATTATGGtacgacacaaaggtttataacgaaaggatcatgcctttagaaagaaagggactagccttaacatacctggaatatAATTTCTCGactcccaacttacttcctgtcttgcaattcacttaagatcattcgtagcctcgtaatctacatatacaaccattcatactattgttaggctcatcgtcatacgctcgtcttaaacccttaatttaattccatttagaatctgccgaaattcgggcagcatctcccctgtttatatgcctagcccgaaatcgtaatatcaacaaccaataaacaacaacaataccaacatcatcaacaccattatccataccaatatatatcctaaaacatcccacacaatgtgtcttttctaaatttctcaactaaccaacttatgatgcaactatttaataactttgtttccgtaaagaagctgaaattaataccaataaggggagattcataccttttcctTGTTAGGACAATAATATATCCAACATTCACCTTGAATCGAAGCCAATTCCGCCGCAAGATGATACTATAATCACTACCGCACGTTActtggacctcgattaatacttcgTCACTTGAAATTACCCAAAATTCTCACTTTTGTGATGTATTTTTGCTCCCCTAAGTttctgaattttctggaaattttgagaGGTCTTTATGACCAAAAAGAGGGATTTTAACCCTTTTTATAAGTGGGCAaagtcggcagtactgtagcggtactgtagcaatcctgtttctgcgttgacagctcagtttgtaacgttcctaattctctactccaatatCCTATCAACAAGCAGTTTGTTGggttataaactagactcgacgaacttcattttaggcttttgtttcaccttaaaactcctaatatactaggagatatgcccctccaaagttgactaaaaatttgcccaacatttctcaaattttcatcgaacttattttcttcaatttgcttgatctcgaaatcttccggaactctccatacatgatatttatcatttattatacttgataatgaccatgttcttgtgtttcaaaatagtctttcccgattacgacttacgagatagTAATTCATCcgttacttcattgttacatacttcccatggcttgtaccttccaaaatataatgggacgtctctgatactccattactacagtgatgtacgtgtcatgcttatgctctgaaaatgcggggtgtaACAATTCGCCTGTTCCATGATTTGGGGTTGGTGTTTTCTGATCCagttccagttttttttttttttttttgatagtcAAGCTGCACTACATATTGCCAAGAATCCTATCTTCCACGAGCGCACCAAGCATATTGACATTGACTGCCACTATGTTAGGGATTGTTTGGTTTCTAGGTTGATCTCACTTCATCATGTTTCTACTTATGAGCAGCTTGCGGATATTTTAACCATTTGTCTTTGTAATGACTTGTAAATATTCTTGTATCTTTTCTTTACTGCAGCCCATTTTGTAATATTTGGCCCAGTTGGGTTTGTAACTATGACCCGGTCCGCTAAACTTTAAGTGAGGGTGGAAGGGTCTAGACAATTTATTCAGTTCATTTTGAATCATACACCGTAAATAAaaatcttttctctttttttctagGGTTTCTTTTATTTTCTCTCTTCGATTAACGATGGATACGGACCTTAACAGAACGAGCCAAAAAATACATTGTTCCTTTCCTCAATGTTCTAAATTTGCAATACTTTGATGATTTGGCAGCAATGAGATGTGGTAGTTTTACAACGATATTACTGAACATATAGTGCATGTCTCTTGCTGATTTCTTTAATTGGTGTTAATTTTTCATCTTCATGTAGCTTTTTTGGTTGCAGTTGTCTATTAATAATAATACTTCGTTGTTTTATTCTGTTTCATTTTCTTCACAGTTTTGCCTCTCTGTTGTGGTAATTATATATGTTCATGTGTTTGTGTAGTATTTCAGTGTGTGCGCGCGCTAAGCACTGCTCTTCTACTTGCATACTTTTCCAACAAGGTTAGATTTTTAAGTAAAATTTTCCTCTTTTATCCCACAAGTTTTTTGACGTATATATATACTGTAGTGACCCAAGTAAAACTATTTACATTGGTATTATGTATTCTTGTGTCGATAGAGACATCCCTCCCAGTTGAAATTAAAATAGGCAACAGTATCCATAAAAAAATTGTATGAAGGTTTGAACTTTTTCTGGaaaatatgtgccaaataagatATAAAATATTGTACTTTTGCACCAATTTAATTCACCAAATACATAGCATAAAATTTTGCTTTCACTTTAAGCTTATCAGCCAGGAACCTCACTCTACAGATTAATTAAATTCTCTGGTTAAAAACTCATGCTTTTATAGATGTATATCGTTGCAATCCATAGGCATCTTAGTTCAATGCACTCAATTATGCGCTACAAATTTGAAATCAATGCACTTCCAAATTAAAGTTTGATAAATATGGGCTGGAGTTGTTAAGCACGCTTTAGCCAAGCAAGTATGCAATGAAAGTAAGCGCTGCAACTTACAAGGCTCCGTCCAGCATTGTTATAAGAAGGTGAAATTTCTCAAGCATGAGATATTTTTAACCTCTCTACCAAACataagataggggtaaggtctatcGGAAACACCCTCTCTACCTCACACAAGGTAGGGGTAAAAGAAGGTGAAATTTCTCAAGCATGAGATATTTTTAAAACATTCTACCTCAcacaagataggggtaaggtcaaTCGGAAACAACCTTCCTACGGGGTAAAGTTTGCAAacaccccaccctctccaaacccTATTTGTGAGATCACATTggttgtattgttgttgttgtcgatGAGATACTTTAAAACCATAAACAATAACTATGCGCCATGGATACTCTGTCAACTAATAAACACAATGTTGACTGCTTTGTTGAGGAATGGTTGTAGAAGATCCATTGATGCCTTCCAGAGTGAAACTTGTCATTGAAGGCTATCCTTATGCAACGGACAACCTTCTCATATGGTCAAATCAAGTTGGTTTTGAATTACGTTATGTTTTGAGCTCTTTGAAAGTTACTTCCTTGAATTTGTACATgtagtttaaaagaaaatttagCAAATTCCAAGACTAAGATATCTTCAATCCTCTTAATTATCATCATACCTCTTAATTATTGAGCAAAGCTTCCTAATAATGCGAGTCTAATTCTTTAAATTAGCTGCTTGATTTCACTTATCCTAATAATGTACAACAACAATATGTAAACTTGCTTTCTTAACTTCATTttaaatccatgttaatcacatTTTTTACTGTGGATCTCAAtccaatctatatataatataatataaagctagaaatAAACAAGGTGATTTGGCACCTCTCCATGGCCaccatttctatttatctttttttctcctttttttggcctTTTCCCTATTTTTTCCCCATTTATGTGCTATGTAAAAAGACTTAAATTCATTCATTAAAGTCTCTTTATTTTATGTTGAATATGTTTAAGTTTTTACTCTAAAGATGAATGAAACCTTTTGTTTATCTTTTGTCAGACTTTTGTCTTTTACTCTGGTAATTTTTCTTGCTTTTTATATGCTGCCATAGCATGGATGacctgtttaccccaaatttggataattaattaaatttatgagtgaggtataggatatgtgataAATTTTAATCTATTctttgattgagagaaaatggaataGAATTAACTATGAATAATCTAAGTAATAGTTTTGGTGATAGTTTTGGATATTTTGAGGGGAAAAGAGGTTTGAGGCAAGGGGATCCTATTTCCCCCTTGCTATTTGTGTTGGTCATGGAATACTTATCACGAGTCTTGGCCAAAATGGCAAAACTACCAGATTTTAGATACCACCCGATGTGCAAACAGCAGGGGTTAACACACTTAGTTTTTGCCGATGACCTGATGATATTTTGTAAGGGACAGCCAGCATCTGTGCGAAGAATTATGGAAGCTTTGGGGCATTTCACTGAAGCAACAGGTTTGGAAGCAAACGTTGATAAATCAAGTCTGTATTTAGCTGGAGTAGACGATGACACGAAAGAAGAGATAAGTCAAATTACGGGATATGCAATCGGCTCATTTCCTATAAGGTACCCGGGCTTACCATTATCACCAAAGAAATGGAACAAATTGGAATGCCATCAACTATGTCAAAAGATCACAGAAAAGATTCGAACTGTATCCACTAGGCACTTATCTTACGCAGGTAAACTACAAATCATAAATTCTGTCTTCTTCTCACTGCACAATTTCTGGGGATCGGTGTTCATACTGCCACAAAGTGTCATAAAAGAAGTGGATAAGAAATGTAGGGAGTTCCTTTGGGGGAGTACAACGGAGAAAAAGAAAATCGCATTGGTTGCGTGGGAAAAGTTGTGTAGACCAAAGCGCCAAGGGGGTTTAAACATTAAGGGGTGCAAAATCTGGAATATGGCAGCGGTTGGGAAACTAATATGGCACATAATGGAG
Encoded proteins:
- the LOC132639766 gene encoding uncharacterized protein LOC132639766, with protein sequence MNNLSNSFGDSFGYFEGKRGLRQGDPISPLLFVLVMEYLSRVLAKMAKLPDFRYHPMCKQQGLTHLVFADDLMIFCKGQPASVRRIMEALGHFTEATGLEANVDKSSLYLAGVDDDTKEEISQITGYAIGSFPIRYPGLPLSPKKWNKLECHQLCQKITEKIRTVSTRHLSYAGKLQIINSVFFSLHNFWGSVFILPQSVIKEVDKKCREFLWGSTTEKKKIALVAWEKLCRPKRQGGLNIKGCKIWNMAAVGKLIWHIMEKKDIMWVKWVQGVYMNNSDDFMNHDPPSDCSWYWKRLNKLKLQMVNWYVNARYTLTANRQYSVTKGYIQLIGEAPRWDIAELVWNRVAVPKHRFILWLAVLGRLLTRVRMQEIGLGCEENQCVMCADGAAETASHLFSECVWTRGIWDSIQGWLGVKVHQREIKEDMQIIKSKHWKRIKKDIAAAVYGAVIYYTWMARNSMIFQGKNVSRNLVIQQIRNVITERLNIVRDTKRGRKCSSFIQNVVTSC